Proteins encoded in a region of the Spirochaetota bacterium genome:
- a CDS encoding tetratricopeptide repeat protein, translating into MKIRLLCILFIIIIPTVLLADYNKALKLFEQGKYDEALTEIALALDVAKDFEPNSPNYNLRYLAAHIHAKKGNYESALTHLKRCSEIQKDSVDPLIDIAFIYIDQKRYADAMAWARKALQVKQTPIAYYILGISYSGIGSLWQAKEYLEKAISLDPEMYYAYNELGNVLMFLNRITQAQTAYSAAYALAPSSAFVCNNLAMSYLQAGDVKKAAEIIEKARKLAPDNPVIVENYNRIFSLKK; encoded by the coding sequence GTGAAAATTAGATTATTGTGCATTCTTTTCATTATAATAATCCCTACTGTATTACTTGCAGACTACAACAAAGCTTTGAAATTGTTTGAGCAAGGGAAATATGATGAAGCTTTAACGGAGATAGCTTTAGCTCTAGATGTGGCAAAGGATTTTGAGCCCAATTCGCCAAATTATAATCTTCGTTATTTGGCTGCTCATATTCATGCAAAAAAAGGCAATTATGAATCTGCTCTTACACATTTAAAACGATGTTCGGAAATCCAAAAAGACAGTGTTGATCCACTCATTGATATTGCATTTATATATATAGACCAAAAGCGGTATGCTGATGCAATGGCGTGGGCACGTAAAGCATTGCAGGTAAAACAAACACCAATAGCATATTACATATTAGGAATATCATATTCAGGCATAGGGTCTTTATGGCAAGCAAAGGAGTATCTGGAAAAAGCTATCTCACTTGATCCGGAAATGTACTATGCATATAATGAATTAGGTAATGTCCTGATGTTTTTGAACAGGATTACACAGGCACAGACAGCATATTCGGCTGCGTATGCGCTGGCTCCTTCATCAGCTTTTGTATGCAATAATTTAGCCATGAGCTATCTACAGGCAGGGGATGTGAAAAAAGCTGCTGAAATCATAGAGAAAGCACGGAAGCTTGCTCCTGATAATCCTGTAATTGTTGAAAATTATAACCGCATTTTTAGTTTGAAAAAATAA